In Arthrobacter ramosus, one DNA window encodes the following:
- a CDS encoding DUF2505 domain-containing protein, protein MALNASTTLPYGVDRVAATFIDEDFLRHTSEYVGGTLESFQIDGDTSGAFTTITVRTLPTTRLPEIARKFVGEKLTVTQTEKWDAPTADGSRTSNISLKISGAPLDVTAVQSLVADGGNTRVELEGAVTSSVPFLGGKIAEAAEPMVGKALNIQSQQAQAWLESH, encoded by the coding sequence ATGGCCCTGAACGCATCCACCACCCTGCCCTACGGCGTCGACCGCGTAGCCGCAACCTTCATCGACGAAGACTTCCTGCGCCACACGAGCGAGTATGTCGGCGGCACTTTGGAATCATTCCAGATCGACGGCGACACCTCCGGCGCATTCACGACCATCACGGTCCGCACCCTGCCCACCACGCGCCTCCCGGAGATCGCCCGCAAGTTCGTCGGCGAGAAGCTCACCGTCACCCAGACCGAGAAGTGGGACGCCCCGACGGCCGATGGCTCGCGGACCAGCAACATCTCCCTGAAGATCTCCGGCGCCCCGCTTGACGTCACCGCGGTGCAGAGTCTGGTGGCCGACGGCGGCAACACCCGCGTCGAGCTCGAAGGTGCCGTCACGTCGTCGGTTCCGTTCCTCGGCGGCAAGATCGCCGAAGCGGCCGAACCGATGGTTGGCAAGGCCTTGAACATCCAGTCCCAGCAGGCCCAGGCCTGGCTCGAAAGCCACTAG
- a CDS encoding SCO4848 family membrane protein, which yields MKLAAGLSIVLIVAGAWSLIVWPQFLRRVMADSRARDAKGKATKFLTVHVVLVTISMVLGLATAVIGITALLT from the coding sequence GTGAAGCTGGCAGCCGGGCTGTCGATTGTGCTGATCGTCGCGGGAGCATGGTCCCTGATCGTTTGGCCGCAGTTCCTGCGCCGCGTCATGGCAGACTCCCGCGCCCGCGACGCCAAGGGCAAAGCCACGAAGTTCCTCACGGTCCACGTCGTGTTGGTCACCATCTCGATGGTGCTCGGACTCGCGACGGCGGTCATCGGGATCACGGCGCTGCTCACCTAA